TCTATAACTGGTCGAACTGCGCTGATCCAGTCATCTTGATTACAGACacctgaaaacaacaacaagaaattACAGTATGCGATAAAAATACTAAAAAAGTGAAAACTAAACCATGTATtgataacaaaaagaaacttaccCAGGTCAATCGGACCTTCTCGAAGCCCATCCAGTTCATATAACCTGCCATTAACTGGAACGTAGCTCACAAAATGAAAAGCATCTTCATCTTTTGCAGTGGACTTTGTATCAAATTCAAACATCTGCTGCCTATTAAACTCAATAAAATGgagtatttattaaattaaaatcagTTAAATTACAGAAGCCACTTGCATGGCTTGATTTTGTCCTCATCTGTTCAGACAGTCTACAGGCCCCAGGGAaaacaatatgtttttaatacaaataatgtattaaagTGACACTTATTTAAATAGTTATCTATTTCACTCTAACAATTTCACCATTTCATATattacacatttataaatgttttacctTGCAAAGCTGTTGTGGACTTGTCGAATCACTTCAGAATTGCTTAGTGCCAGGcctttcatctgttttttttttttttttaaagaaattatatTCATTACTTTTTTGGTTgctttgataaaaaaataaactaaaaacattCGACAAATGAGTCAAGAAGTCTTGGTCAATGTCTatgtaacaaaaaacacacattagaTGGGAAAGCCAGACTTTACTAAATCCACAATTGCTATTCAAATTATACTACAGGTAATTTCAAAACGGTTTTCCAGTGTATTGGGGAGATTAGCATTATAACCTTGTCCTTGCATGGTTACCTAATCTCATAATACAGTAATTGTACATACATCTGCAAAGTAACCAAATGTGTATCTTTTAATCCTAACAATATCAGACAATACTTAAAATAGCAAGTATTTTACTTGAGATGAaatcatttgtaaaacaaaaattaaacatcCTACAAAATTACTGTTCAGATACAGTATCAAAAAGAATGAAAAGAACCAAAGGTAAATACTACATATTCAAGCACAAAAGTACAACATAAACTGTACTTACGGTAGCATCGAAACTTTGTGAGAATTCCTTGAATTCAGTTAATGTTTCACCAAGCTGCATATCAGAATGGTGGCAGTTCAATAATACACTCACTATAGCTTGGGTCGCACATGCATTATTAATGACCTAAAAACCAAAAAGGAAAGCATTAAACATGTACTGGTCATCTGTAGAAAGTGGCTACAATCAGTCATCTATGAATGTGTGCCAGCTGTGCTGTCTTGTTCATCATGCTTGAAACTGACTTGCAAAGGCAGATGCGCGAATTTATTTCATGAATAACTAAAAAGAGTAATTCAGTGTAGGAGATGTCATTACTTAGTAAATATTGACCAGTCATTGGTCAGTTGCAGGTACAGCTACAAGATATAAACAGCTTGAAAGCTGCTTTATAATTTACATTATTCACTGCTTTTGGTGGAAAGTCCttttaaaaagcttttcatacaaacgttttttttttttgtttgttttgtttttatctatgTCAGCCCTCACAGACTTCAACTAACTAttttaaatgcagaaaaaaatagTTGGTCAATGTTTTTCAATATATAGGATAAGTAGACCAGACCTATGTTTCAGAGATGTGGACATAAATcagatttctgtttttatttcactgcaaAGTATAACAgattaataaaaatgtgactgcAAATGCCTGCTTAGCAAAGAAGAGGTGATCAAGTCTTGAATCCTGTACAATGGACCCAGCAGGTTCCTCCCCTGGCTGCCATTTGAAAAGGAAAATCAATCCATGGACTGGTCTGGAAAAGAACaggcagcaaagaaaaaaaaaaaatcactctctCCTATACATGCACTGTCACAAGCAGGGAAATGTGATCATCAACATTCAGAACACCACAAAGAATCTGAACTTTTTATGGAATACATCTTCCCTTGACACCTAAGGCTGTAATACTGTGCCAATAACTCCTATTGGAAATCTGCTATTTGCAACAGTAATGCGTCATTTAGGTAGAATATTTGTTAAGCATGCATTTGTCCCTTCTACATATGAAATGGCAAATGTATCTTTCTTCTTTTGGGTGGGGTTTGGCTTCCGTTTCAAAGgggcatttaaaataaatgaatctacTGCTACAAAATATCACCTAGACATAAAGTAAGGTTTGGCAAATGCCCACAAAATACCAAATATATCTATACCCACTTCAGTTTTTCAAAGTTCTCTGGTTCCATGCTCCATATTTCTTCAACCTGGGATCCCTTACAACCTAAaaatggtttattaaaaaaaaagaaaaagaaaagaaacatcaCATAATTGCCACCCCAAAAGACGACTGCAAAATAAAACCGCGTGGCAAACAGGAAGACTGTAAATAGGTTGTATTGATGAGTACAAATAACAGCAATTTTCAACAATGATTACAGGCAGCTACGACTGATatgctttctttttctctttgACTTAACTCTGGAGTGAAAACAGTTACGTTGCTTCTCCTAAGCAGGGCCCGATATCGGAATGCATCAGTCTCGGACCTGTTTGAGTCTCTTTGAGGCTCAATTACATTTACAAGCTcattaagtaaaaaataaaataaatccacagatttagatgtactgtatttaaacaaataacaaatgccCAAAGCCATAAAGACAGGACAAGTACAGCACGTTAGACGTCATGTTTACACAAAAGCAAGCCCATGATAAACAACAATATTGTAGCTCATACCAAACCCTTTAATGAGTTCGGTGAAGACTCCAGGGTCACTCTCCATTAGACACCATTCTCCCGCGCTTCCagacattttagttttttgtaactGATGGCTAGACACAATTGAAATATGATCAACGTATTTGCTGTCTCTACCTTTTCAATGCAGCTGCCTGCAAAAAAATTGGAAGCACCGCCCCTTTCCCGACAACCTCTGCAAGAAGACGCTGTAACCATAGACATATATACCATAGAGATGGGAAGTGTAACATTACATGATTGCACTGAGAAGACAGCCGTTGTCGGATCTAGTTCTATATGTCTATGGCTGTAACACTTCCCATCTCtattgtaactatatatatatatatatatatatatatatatatatatatatatatatatatatatatatatatatatatatatatatatatatatataacatcatgATTTAGAGGAAGATTGAATATAGTCGAATGCAAATTATGTGTCtgtcatgaatatgcatgacagtggcaatttctgacagcacttcggcgataaagagctcttgtcaggccaggtgaaaacatcgtagaaataataataataataataataataataataataataataataataataataatttatttcttagcagacgcccttatccagtgcgacttacaattattacaagatatcacattattttttacattcaattactcattgatacagttgggtttttactggagcaatctaggtaaagtaccttgctcaagggtacagcagcagtgtccaacacctgggattgaacccacgaccctccggtcaagagtccagagccctaaggcgaatcgtgtttaaaaatgcaatcgttttaaaaAGACAGTGCTTGTAATAGGAAATAATGCAGACTTTACATTATATAGATAAGGGAAAAGTCGCTTCCGGAGCAATGTGATCTCAGCAACAGTAAATTACtgcttatttttgtttaaatatgcatCAGATGCATATACATATGAATGGAAATGTTTGTAAACTTGTCCTGAAAGGCCTACTTAACAATACCTAGTCTAGTTAATACTAGCAAAAGAATGAGTCATCATATGTTTCCCTTCGGTTTGGTGTGCAAACCAGATGTCCGACCATGCGTACAGAAGATCTTTGATATTTTAAACGCGACTCCGCCTTTACTTCCGTCACATTGCACGCAAAGGATTCTGGTAGAGAGCTCGGGATACTTttttctatggagagtcaatggagccgtgaaaaaaatcaatagtttttgcaattttctttatgttaaaaaaatgcatccaactttgaagtagatttcacattttaCCAAGATCTATTGAAGAAAACATCAGTAAAATTAATTAcgtaattattataaaaaaggctattttctgagcactgCCCCGTTCTGTGACGCATGCGCAGAAAATACAGTTAGGGCTGATCACACGTCATCCATGTACATTTCCTGATGGAAGGGTAACGATAAAGAGATTTTGGCGATAGTTTAAAGCTCTAtcagatatattttattactaACTTTGTGTATATGTTCATTATTTGTGAACCTGCTTTGTCCAAGTagctatttgttttgttattttgtgttattatattattgctgtgtagttgttaatattttttatatttttaatgttatgtATTGCTAAAGTTATGTGTTACCCGAATGTTAAATTACTTAATGTATacacttttttaattaaaaaaagatattgcaaTGTGTGCATTAATAATTCAAGTGTTTTTCTCAACATTTATTTGGTGATTGTACTTATTTTTGTAAAACCTACAAATTGCATATATGACGAGAGAGTGGCACAAATGTATGTAGTTGGGATTACTATATGATCTGGATATTCATAATCTGTCATTGTCAATCAAAACCATTATTATAGTGCCTAATTTATGATTATGATTCCCTTTGCCTCTGCACGAGCGCATAGCCAGCTGGGCAACCTAGTCTATACATTATTTACGCCCTGGTAACCCTGTAATTTGATAAAATATTGTAAACGGAAACATATACAACGGAATCATGTAGAAGATAAAAGATAAAAATCCTGAAGGAGCCAATTGAAAAATCcaaaaacaaataatcagaatataaataatataaatactgcAGGAAAATCCAATAGGACTTTTTAACTAgagaaaatatgtatattttttgctATTACACTCTGCTGTATATGTAACAATAATATGTAATTGTTGCCTGTAGTCTATttcttttaaaaacgttttaattaagaACACGTTTGTAAACACGTTTCTGGTTATGTAATTGTTGTAAATTAATTATTGTAAATGTAAACGGCGACCAGTTAACTGTACCAGTGTTTTGagttatttgaataaaaaaatagtttCTTCAAGAAAAATAAAGGTTGACTTTACACTTATGTCTCTTATCTTATATTGTGTCTTAAGCACCCGTAGTTAAtagtttataaacaaaataatatacaaaataattacacaTAAAATATCGTATTACCGATATCTTATgtattttcttgtttaattgtagcaacctatatttaaaaaaatagtaatttaaaagATGGTTAAACATTAAACTTAACTTAATATTAAGAATATTAATAATTACACACTGTAGAAAAGAAAGGCAGATGAGTTACACACATGTGGACTTGTATATGAGGTCGTAGCTTGTTTAGAGCGATATTTCTGCGCATGCGCCATAGAAAGGgacagtgctcagaaaatagccTTTTTCACAATAATTACGTACTGTCATAATTTGCTAGTGCTGCCGTTTTCTTCAAGAGACGTTACGCAaatgttaaatccacttcaaaagctggatgtttttttttaacaaagcgaAATTtgcaaaaaacagcattttttttcacggctccattgactctccatatAAAACATTCTCCCGAGCTCTCCTAGAATCCTTTGCGCGCAGTGTggcggaagtctccattgaaaatccgCGGAGTCGAGTATCTTTGAATATACATCGGAATATCTTTGCGGGGCTCGTTGAAGCGGATGAGCGTCCTGGCAGTTGTGGGTAATTTTTAAGAGAGTGAGAGATACAGTGGAGAAGCAGACGGCAGAGACAAAGTAAGGAGCTCTGTACTGATTATATGGAGGTGGTTAGcgggaaaaaaaaaccccatagaAGTCTGCAGGTAGGCACAGAGCGATGTTAGAGAGGAAATAGAGACAACGGGAATTGATGACAGAAAGGGGAAAAGGAAGAGCGGTGTTGATGGAAAAAATTAGGAAATAACCGAAGTAAtggctaaaataattaaatcagcaGAAAATAATAGGGCTGGAGGAAACGAGGAAGGGAGAAAAAAATGGAATAATCGTCAGATTAACAATAACAGGGATTTTAGTAATAAGTCCACTGAAAATTGCTGAATCGATAATAGGACGCGTTAAAgtggtgaaaaaaataaacagatgagGGTTGTACGTAGGATGTacgtagtggtaaataaaaaagagtGTACACGCccctgtttggtggagttgaacagatcgATTCAACAGAGATAGATTGAACATGAACAGATACTACATTGTTattggccctcagccaaccagagccccccATACCGTCCTTTCCCTCTCAGGTTCTGTTCAGGCCCCACGGTGCGCTTCACGTGAACAGTTCTGTGAGGGTCCTTTCGtgggctaggatgaaggctactagtAGGTACAGTGTGcctaacagaacataaacaacacGCATTCCAGTGGCTAACTCAGCAACACAACACAAATGCCCAAATAACATCAGAAGATACTGATGAATTTAATGAGAACATAATAAAGGGACTAAATATGGCAGCAAAATAATTTATtccaataaagaaaaacaatacaataaaatagcaGTTCCGTGGTGGAATAAGAAATGTGATGAagtgataaaacaaacaaaaaaagcattagacaaagtaaaaaaaaaaaaaaaaaagcaatgaataCAGCAACACTGATACAATATAAAAAGCTACAGCAATTGCACAAACGGAAATAAGATGTAGAAAAAGGCAGTACTGGCAagaatactgttaaaaaataacagTAGATAAGAAAATAAGATCAATTTAAGAATATTGCAGCTAAAGGCAGGAAAAAGGGGTTATAACACATTGGGTCTTAAAAATGAAGAGGAACTTGTATATGAAGATAAAGAAGACAATTTATTGGGAATATAATTTTAACAATGAATAGTAATGGAAATTGTTATTTGGAATTTTTGACACAAATAGAGGAGTTTCATAAAGTACATTATAGAGAAATAGAAAACCAAGAAGAAAATGttaattataatacaatattttcATATAAAGAATTAACAGAGGCTATTAAACAAGGAGAAATACAAGTCCAGGAGAGGACAATATTTGGTATAAATTCTTTGAGTATATGCCACAAGAATGTTTAGAGATTCTGTTAAAATTATATCATATAATATGGAAAAAAGGGTGTGTACCAAAAAAATGGAGAGGCAATAATAGTACCGGTGTTAAAACAGGGAAAATATCCTACAGATGTTATAGCATA
The sequence above is drawn from the Acipenser ruthenus chromosome 12, fAciRut3.2 maternal haplotype, whole genome shotgun sequence genome and encodes:
- the LOC117417338 gene encoding ubiquitin carboxyl-terminal hydrolase isozyme L5 isoform X2 — encoded protein: MEPENFEKLKPVHGLIFLFKWQPGEEPAGSIVQDSRLDHLFFAKQVINNACATQAIVSVLLNCHHSDMQLGETLTEFKEFSQSFDATMKGLALSNSEVIRQVHNSFARQQMFEFDTKSTAKDEDAFHFVSYVPVNGRLYELDGLREGPIDLGVCNQDDWISAVRPVIEKRIQKYSEGEIRFNLMAIVSDRKLVYERNIAELQSQLTEEEPMDTDQSSTLFSSIQSEIAKYQLLIEEENQKLKQYKIENVRRKHNYLPFIMELLKTLAEYQQLIPLVEKAKEKQNVKKPQEAK
- the LOC117417338 gene encoding ubiquitin carboxyl-terminal hydrolase isozyme L5 isoform X3, with the protein product MSGSAGEWCLMESDPGVFTELIKGFGCKGSQVEEIWSMEPENFEKLKPVHGLIFLFKWQPGEEPAGSIVQDSRLDHLFFAKQVINNACATQAIVSVLLNCHHSDMQLGETLTEFKEFSQSFDATMKGLALSNSEVIRQVHNSFARQQMFEFDTKSTAKDEDAFHFVSYVPVNGRLYELDGLREGPIDLGVCNQDDWISAVRPVIEKRIQKYSEGEIRFNLMAIVSDRKLVYERNIAELQSQLTEIENVRRKHNYLPFIMELLKTLAEYQQLIPLVEKAKEKQNVKKPQEAK
- the LOC117417338 gene encoding ubiquitin carboxyl-terminal hydrolase isozyme L5 isoform X1, with protein sequence MSGSAGEWCLMESDPGVFTELIKGFGCKGSQVEEIWSMEPENFEKLKPVHGLIFLFKWQPGEEPAGSIVQDSRLDHLFFAKQVINNACATQAIVSVLLNCHHSDMQLGETLTEFKEFSQSFDATMKGLALSNSEVIRQVHNSFARQQMFEFDTKSTAKDEDAFHFVSYVPVNGRLYELDGLREGPIDLGVCNQDDWISAVRPVIEKRIQKYSEGEIRFNLMAIVSDRKLVYERNIAELQSQLTEEEPMDTDQSSTLFSSIQSEIAKYQLLIEEENQKLKQYKIENVRRKHNYLPFIMELLKTLAEYQQLIPLVEKAKEKQNVKKPQEAK